In one Vibrio sp. CB1-14 genomic region, the following are encoded:
- a CDS encoding 2-hydroxyacid dehydrogenase, which produces MTSIVFFSAKSYDEVAFESAKGSRTLHYQFYSFGLNEKTAKMAKGHDVVCAFVNDDLSRPVLEQLAHRGIQMIAMRCAGFNNVDLEAAKELNIQVARVPAYSPEAIAEHAVGMMMTLNRRFHKAFQRTRDANFSLEGLVGFNFHGRTAGIIGTGKIGIATIRILRGLGMNVLCYDPYPNEAVTELGATYCELDELISKSDVISLHCPMQPENYHLLDATAFGKMKDGVMIINTSRGELLDASAAIEALKQGRIGALGLDVYESEKELFFQDKSNDVIVDDVFRRLSACHNVLFTGHQAFLTTDALENIAETTLGNVEDFAVQKRSANFID; this is translated from the coding sequence ATGACCAGTATTGTATTTTTTAGCGCCAAATCTTACGACGAAGTTGCCTTTGAAAGCGCGAAAGGGTCAAGAACATTGCACTATCAGTTCTATAGCTTTGGACTCAATGAAAAGACGGCAAAGATGGCGAAAGGACACGACGTCGTCTGTGCTTTTGTGAATGATGATCTATCAAGACCAGTTCTAGAGCAGCTCGCACATCGAGGCATTCAGATGATTGCCATGCGCTGTGCTGGATTCAACAACGTTGACCTAGAAGCAGCGAAGGAGCTGAACATTCAAGTGGCGCGCGTTCCGGCTTATTCTCCCGAAGCCATTGCTGAGCACGCTGTCGGCATGATGATGACGCTAAACCGCCGTTTCCATAAGGCGTTTCAGCGCACTAGAGACGCGAACTTTTCATTGGAAGGCCTGGTTGGATTCAACTTTCACGGGCGAACTGCAGGCATTATCGGCACTGGCAAGATAGGCATTGCAACCATTCGTATCCTTCGAGGGCTAGGAATGAACGTGCTTTGTTATGACCCGTACCCAAATGAGGCAGTGACAGAACTCGGAGCTACATACTGCGAGCTCGATGAACTGATCAGTAAATCGGATGTGATTTCTCTGCACTGCCCTATGCAGCCTGAAAACTATCACCTTCTCGATGCTACTGCTTTCGGTAAGATGAAAGATGGCGTGATGATTATTAACACCAGTCGAGGAGAACTACTCGACGCATCGGCTGCAATAGAAGCGCTCAAGCAGGGTCGTATAGGCGCTCTAGGCTTAGATGTGTACGAGAGTGAGAAGGAGCTGTTTTTCCAAGATAAATCCAACGATGTAATTGTTGATGATGTCTTTCGTCGCCTATCGGCGTGTCACAATGTGCTGTTCACAGGTCACCAAGCGTTTTTAACCACTGACGCACTCGAAAATATCGCTGAGACAACACTGGGTAATGTTGAAGACTTTGCTGTACAAAAGCGTTCTGCGAACTTCATTGACTAG